AAGTTTGTCGAGAGAATTATTCGGGACGTATCTCCGCTTCAAAACTCCCCGCTCAAATTGAAATTATAGAGGTACGCAAGCAGGTTTCGCCCGAAGATATCAAAAGGCTCAAACTATTACAGAAGCGTCATGAGGAGTTCTACGATCTTTCCAAGTTCAAACGAATCAACGAGGAGCTGGCTGTTTTTGAAACGGAGCATGAAGGAGATCGCTGCCTCATCACCTGGTCAAAAGTAAGAGCGGAGCGAGACAGCAAGGCCAGGGCGGATATCCTGGCAAAGATATCCAAAAAGCTATCTGCCAAAAAGGTCACTGCAAAAAACTTTGTTTCCAACTCCAATTATCAAAAATATCTCACAGGACTCAGTGAGGGAGAGACTCCCAAGCTCAACTCTACAGCAATAGAACAAGCAGCGAAGAAGGATGGATTTTTTGGAGTGATTACTAACATCAAAGATAAGGCTGCCACGGAGCTTGTAGACCACTACAAGAGTTTATGGATCATCGAAGATGCCTTTGGTGAAATCAAAGGGAATCTGAGAGCCAGACCAGTGTTTCATTGGAGCGACAAAAACATTGTGGGTCATTTAACAATGTGTTTTTTGGCTTATCTTTGTGAAGCGCTGATGACCAAAGCCCTCAGAGAAAAAAAGCTGATGTTGGAAAGCCCGGCCATCCAAAAAGAAACGATCAAACCGAGAGCCCTCACAGTGGTAGAAGCGATGCGGGAACTTCAAGAAGTGAGAGCGATTCCTGTACAAATCAAGTCCAGCACTATGTGGGTAAGAACAGACATCAACGGTAACGCCGCTAAACTCTTCTCAGCCATTGGACTTAAAGTCCCTCCCAAACTCCTCAGTTTATCTAAAAAATCAAAAATGTAGTGGCACAAGGAAACCCTTCGCCTACAACAACTTGAAATATAAAACCTTTTTATTTTCTGGTGTCAAAGTCGGGAGGGATCTCCTTGGTTTTTAGGGAAGGCCTTCCTTCGGCTGGAAGGGAGATCGCTTCTCCTGGGTGATTTAAATGCGTCGTTTTTTCTTGCTGGGCATGTTTTTCAAAGAAAGCAGCATATTCGCTTGGGGAACGAATCAAAGAATGGGTCTGGATCAGCAGGGGAAAAGAAAGCTGGGTGGCTTGGGGAAATTTGGAATCTTGAGCTTGTTTTTTTTCTTGCTCCATTTTTTCTTCTTTTTTTTCTTCTCTCTCCAGACGCTCCAACAACTCCCTCACTGTTTTGCTGGATCTCACCTGATGGGAAATAGCCATCTCACAAGCCTTTTCAATCCGGGCTGCTGCATGCCTTTTCGCCAGTGAAAGAAGGGCCCGGATTCGTCTTTGCCCCAAGCGACCCTCTTCCTTGAAAAAAAGCTCGCACAACTCCAAAGTCTTGGGCCCCAGCTCTTTTGCCTGCAACAGAAACTGTTCGGTCATGCGGGAAGGATTAAAAATATGGTCGCCTTCCTCCATCTTCACAGTGCCAGCTCGGTAGCTTCTCGTGTGTCTGCGGATTAAAGTGAGCGTTTGCTTGTCGTAGATCTCGATCTCTAAATCGTAAATACGAACCAGCACTTCACTATAGAGTCTGGCCGGAAGGGCGGAGTAAAAAGACCCTTTCACCTCAATACAGCCGTCATCCCAAACCTTGCGCAGCCCTTGCTCAAAGTATCGAAACCCCTGCAAAGGAAGGGCTCTAAGAGAGGGTTTTTCTTCCATAAACATCTCCTCTACCTGTCTCTTGCTTCTCCCGTGGATGCGCTTGGAGGCCCAGTTTTCCTCCCAGTGTAGAAGGTACTCGTTTTGGGCTTCTATCGTGCCAAACTCTCTTCCTTTTAAAGCCGTGCTCTGGGTGTGCTGGATGGCATTCTCAACACTTCCTTTTCGGTCGGGATCTCTCACTCGGGCAGGATCGGCCACCACCCCATAGTGAGAAAGCAGGGCCGCATAAACAGGGTTAAGTTCCACTTCATAGAGATCGGGCTTCAAAACCCCTTCTTTGAGATTATCCAAAACGATGTATTGGGGGCAGCCTCCAAAATATCGAAAGGCTTCTTCGTGTAATCTTGCCCAGCTTTCCTGGGAAGAGTTCCAGACGACTTTACGAAAGGAACGGCGGGAGTAGCGCAGGGTCATTACAAACAAACGGGGGCGTCTTCTTTTACCAGTCTTTGGATGGAGGGTAAAAGCTCCCTGGCCATAATCCACCTGGGCCTCTTCTCCGGGAAGAAACTCCAGGCGGTCGTATTGTTCGGGGTCTTTTTTTCTAAGACCCCGCACGTAACGTTTTACCGAGTTGTAGCGGAAACTAAAGGCAAACTGATCCACCAGATCCTGGTAGATGGCCGTCGCATTCCTTCCTTTGTTCACTTCTGCCACAATCCATTCGTGATAGGGCAAACAAGCCGAACGGGCTTGCTTGGGAATGGAAGCCGGGGAAGCTTTCAAAAGCTCCTTCTGCGTCACAAAGCCGGTGGCCATGGGGGAATTTGAAATCTCTGAAGACTTCGACTTTTGATATTTACGGATGGTCTTCCGATCCACCCCGGTACTTCGGCAAATCTCGTGTTGGGACACCTGATTTTGAATCAGGGTGAGTACGGTTGTTTTCTTAAATGCTTTCAAGACGTTCATCTCCTATCCCTCCTTTTGCAGGAGGAATACACAAACGCCCTGTCGCTGGATCTTATTGGTATCCGCTACACCGCGGACAGATGGGGGATTTTCAAGTGGCCACTACTGGGGGATTTTGGGTGGCCACCGGGGGGAAAAATCAGCCTGCTTAAAAAAATCAGTCTGTGGAGCATCAATTGCAATTGCGTAAGTAAGGATGGGAGTGCTCAAGCGCTTCTGTAATAGTTTGAGCCTTTTGATATCTTCGGGCGAAACCTGCTTGCGTACCTCTATAATTTCAATTTGAGCGGGGAGTTTTGAAGCGGAGATACGTCCCGAATAATTCTCTCGACAAACTTTAGAAATCTCAATCAATTGATTGCGCTCGAGTTCAAATCGACGGGAGGGATTTTTTTCTGCATCGACGATACAGATCATAGAAAAACTCATCCCATCCGCCAAGGTCAGCACATAGTCACAGCTTGCAGCCAAGGCCTCCGCTTCGGGCACGCAAGTCATGCTATATCCTTTTTTTGCAATAAAGAGCTTGGCTAAATAAAGGGCGAAGGAGTCTGTAGTGTGAATTTGAGATTCTGTTTCTTTCGATGAATTTAGGTCTTGAGTCATAAAAGGTCCGAAGTACGCCTTAAACTTCACAACGGCATTTCATTCTTATTCTAAAGACATTTTTTTGGGGGCGACAAATCTGTTTGGTTTCTGCGTAAGGGGAGTGAAAATGAATCTTCCTCTGTCACCAATTGGATGTTCCAGATAATCAGTTCAAAAACAGTTCTATCCAATTACGACCCGGACTGGAAAAGTGAAGAATGGTTACCGTCTGTCTTACTTCCTCGAGGGTGTAAAAAATCAAATACCGTTTGTGTTCGATAAAGCGGATTTCTTCAATCTCTTCATCTTCTTCTTCGAGAATTTTTATTCGGCTTCCTCGATTAGGAAATTGAGCGAGACTCAGGGCTTTTTTTTCCAGTTCCTTCACAAACTTTTTGGCTTGAGTGGGAGCCCCTTGAAAAATGAAGCGAAAGATTTGATCTAATTCATTAATGGCTTCTTTTTGAATTTTAACAGAGTAAAGATTACTCATTATATTTTTTGTTGAGCCGGCTAAAAACTGCTGCGACGTTTTCAGATTTATTTTTGTTTTTTAAGCGGTGTTGTAGCAGGTCTTTCAAGTTCTTGATTTGAACCGCAATCTCAAACGTTTCAAGGTCGCAGATTCCAAAATCAGGCTTGC
The sequence above is drawn from the Deltaproteobacteria bacterium genome and encodes:
- a CDS encoding type II toxin-antitoxin system RelE/ParE family toxin; protein product: MSNLYSVKIQKEAINELDQIFRFIFQGAPTQAKKFVKELEKKALSLAQFPNRGSRIKILEEEDEEIEEIRFIEHKRYLIFYTLEEVRQTVTILHFSSPGRNWIELFLN